One genomic window of Caminibacter pacificus includes the following:
- the hsrA gene encoding homeostatic response regulator transcription factor HsrA translates to MRLLIVERDETLNELIKKSLHEAGYKTDEAYTIKDAKYFLDIRHYNLVVVDANFGMSELFKFIDYAKDIYPLIKIIVISDDVSVESEIKTLRMGADDYIKKPLNFDLLITRINVALRSGKESQIKIKDLIIVKDEEKIIYQGKETYLKGKAFEVFMHLARYPNQVISKEQLLDAIWEEPELVTPNVIEVAINQIRQKVDKVFKIDTIKTIRRRGYKFCYPKE, encoded by the coding sequence GTGCGTCTTTTAATTGTCGAGAGGGATGAAACTTTAAATGAGCTTATAAAAAAATCGTTACACGAAGCGGGGTATAAAACTGACGAAGCCTATACCATAAAAGATGCCAAATATTTTTTGGATATCAGACATTACAATTTGGTAGTGGTGGATGCTAATTTCGGAATGAGCGAGCTATTTAAATTTATAGACTATGCAAAAGATATATATCCTTTAATAAAAATCATAGTCATCTCCGATGACGTTTCGGTTGAGAGCGAGATTAAAACTCTTAGAATGGGAGCGGACGATTATATAAAAAAGCCTCTTAATTTCGATTTGTTAATTACGAGAATCAACGTGGCTTTAAGAAGCGGAAAAGAGTCTCAGATAAAAATTAAAGACTTGATTATCGTAAAAGACGAAGAGAAGATTATTTATCAAGGAAAAGAGACTTATTTAAAAGGCAAAGCGTTTGAAGTTTTTATGCATCTTGCGAGATATCCTAATCAAGTTATCTCAAAAGAACAGCTTTTGGATGCTATTTGGGAAGAACCGGAACTCGTAACTCCTAACGTTATAGAAGTTGCAATAAATCAAATACGTCAAAAGGTTGACAAAGTTTTTAAAATTGATACAATTAAGACCATTCGCCGAAGAGGCTATAAATTTTGTTATCCAAAGGAGTAG
- a CDS encoding dihydroneopterin aldolase: MYKIVIEDLSFKAILGLLEKERNEEQLVVVCAQIEYEDKKNFIDYAKVCDIIQNIIIEGKFALIEDAIDVIIEKLKNEFPQMKSIHLKIRKPEILKNALVGVETLRKF; the protein is encoded by the coding sequence ATGTATAAAATAGTAATCGAGGATTTGAGTTTTAAAGCGATTTTAGGACTTTTGGAAAAAGAGAGAAACGAAGAACAGCTCGTAGTCGTATGCGCTCAAATCGAATACGAAGACAAAAAAAACTTTATCGATTATGCAAAAGTATGCGATATTATTCAAAATATAATTATCGAAGGAAAGTTTGCTTTAATAGAAGACGCAATCGACGTAATAATTGAAAAACTCAAAAACGAATTCCCTCAAATGAAATCCATACATTTAAAAATTAGAAAACCCGAAATTTTAAAGAATGCTTTAGTAGGAGTGGAAACTTTAAGAAAATTTTAA